Proteins encoded within one genomic window of Saccharomyces paradoxus chromosome V, complete sequence:
- the RPH1 gene encoding Rph1p (JmjC domain-containing histone demethylase~similar to YER169W) — MTKLITPSEIVGGVPVFKPTYEQFEDFYAYCKAINKYGMKSGVVKVIPPKEWKDKLDLPYSAETLQKIKIKSPIQQHISGNKGLFMVQNVEKNKTYNIIQWKDLSKDYVPPEDPKVRRNSRKGSVSKSTKLKLKNFESSFNIGDFEQFRTEYTMDLSGFQNPERLKFLEEYYWKTLNFTTPMYGADTPGSIFPERLNVWNVAKLPNILDHMETKVPGVNDSYLYAGLWKASFSWHLEDQDLYSINYIHFGAPKQWYSIPQEDRFKFYKFMQEQFPEEAKNCPEFLRHKMFLASPKLLQENGIRCNEIVHHEGEFMITYPYGYHAGFNYGYNLAESVNFALEEWLPIGKKAGKCHCISDSVDIDVKKLAKSWRDYNKELKGTPSLNQLPNPAIPLLHRPTLKEMENSSLRSTSPDVGHFSSFKSKSSGVSSPLLSRMKDYSNIVEPTLEDPTLKLKRISSSQEQPLNKLLKRETSQTAMLTDHEDNIVAMSLTSMANSAASSPRLPLSRLNSSNELSNAQPLLDMTNNNLAFPGPNGPSGLNPLLYISNKNINGISHSAPHSPVNPNISLIKRVKSPNIVTLNISRESSRSPIALNSEARLQHSQQHSFSTPSTVSNLSTSVLGPLTDTNDIKIPHPERPIHKTTNRILKKEPPMERPKSNLILSKVASTYHEDSFTNENNDLDKEQGSSPLTSKFAPEEIVLSGKNKIYICKECQRKFSSGHHLTRHKKSVHSGEKPHSCPKCGKRFKRRDHVLQHLNKKIPCVSNDTVVDAPIMNPTVQPQDRNATINQQSTPLN, encoded by the coding sequence ATGACGAAACTAATCACTCCTTCAGAAATTGTAGGTGGAGTACCCGTCTTTAAACCCACATACGAACAATTCGAAGATTTCTATGCGTACTGTAAGGCCATAAACAAATATGGTATGAAAAGTGGTGTTGTGAAGGTCATTCCGCCGAAAGAATGGAAAGACAAATTAGATCTACCTTATTCCGCAGAAACgcttcaaaaaatcaagattAAATCACCTATCCAGCAGCATATTTCTGGTAATAAAGGTCTTTTCATGGTGCAAAACGTGGAGAAAAATAAGACCTATAACATTATACAATGGAAAGATCTTTCGAAGGACTACGTACCTCCAGAGGACCCTAAAGTGAGACGCAACTCTAGGAAAGGCTCCGTTTCCAAATCTACGAAGTTGAAGCTAAAGAATTTTGAATCCTCTTTTAACATTGGtgattttgaacaatttaGAACGGAGTATACGATGGATTTATCTGGTTTCCAAAATCCAGAGAGATTGAAATTCTTAGAGGAGTATTATTGGAAAACGTTAAATTTTACTACGCCTATGTACGGCGCGGATACACCAGGATCAATTTTCCCTGAAAGGCTAAACGTTTGGAACGTCGCCAAACTACCGAACATCTTGGATCACATGGAAACTAAGGTTCCTGGGGTGAATGACTCCTATCTATATGCTGGCTTATGGAAggcctctttttcttggcaCTTGGAGGACCAAGACCTGTATTCCATAAATTATATCCATTTTGGGGCTCCAAAACAATGGTATTCAATACCACAAGAAGATAGATTCAAATTCTACAAATTCATGCAGGAGCAGTTTCCTGAAGAAGCCAAAAATTGCCCTGAGTTTTTAAGACATAAAATGTTTTTGGCTTCGCCCAAGCTGCTGCAAGAAAATGGCATACGATGCAATGAAATTGTTCACCATGAAGGTGAATTCATGATTACTTATCCTTATGGTTATCATGCGGGGTTCAATTATGGATATAACCTGGCGGAATCCGTCAACTTTGCTTTAGAGGAATGGCTGCCGATTGGGAAAAAAGCTGGAAAATGTCATTGCATTTCAGACTCAGTGGACATAGACGTTAAAAAACTTGCCAAGTCTTGGAGAGACTATAATAAAGAGTTAAAAGGTACGCCGTCTCTCAATCAATTGCCGAACCCTGCCATACCCTTGCTTCACAGGCCGACTCTAAAGGAAATGGAAAACAGCTCACTTCGATCTACAAGCCCAGATGTGGGCCATTTTTCAAGcttcaaatcaaaaagttcAGGTGTTTCCTCACCGTTATTATCACGCATGAAAGATTATTCTAATATTGTCGAGCCCACGCTAGAAGATCcaactttgaaattaaaaagaatCTCATCCTCTCAAGAACAACCGTTAaacaaacttttgaaaagagaaacttCTCAAACGGCGATGCTCACAGACCATGAAGACAACATAGTAGCCATGAGCCTCACTTCAATGGCAAACAGTGCCGCGTCTTCTCCGAGATTACCGCTGTCAAGATTAAATTCATCTAACGAACTCTCAAATGCCCAACCACTGCTTGATATGACAAACAATAATCTTGCCTTCCCAGGACCTAATGGGCCATCTGGGTTGAACcctttattatatatttccAACAAGAACATTAACGGAATATCTCACTCTGCTCCACATTCTCCAGTGAATCCAAATATATCGCTAATAAAACGAGTCAAGTCTCCTAACATTGTAACATTAAACATATCCAGAGAATCATCAAGAAGCCCTATAGCGCTAAATTCCGAGGCAAGGCTACAACATTCGCAACAACATTCATTCTCCACCCCATCAACCGTGTCAAATCTCTCCACTTCTGTGCTGGGGCCACTAACTGACACAAATGACATAAAAATACCGCATCCTGAAAGGCCAATCCACAAGACAACGAATAGAATACTCAAAAAGGAACCTCCTATGGAGAGACCAAAATCAAATCTTATACTTTCAAAGGTTGCATCCACCTACCATGAGGATTCTTTCACAAACGAAAACAACGATCTGGATAAAGAACAAGGCTCTTCTCCACTCACATCGAAGTTTGCGCCCGAAGAAATTGTATTATCAGGAAAGAACAAGATTTACATTTGTAAGGAGTGTCAGAGaaagttttcttctggCCATCATCTCACAAGACACAAAAAATCCGTCCACTCCGGTGAGAAACCCCATTCTTGTCCCAAATGTGGTAAAAGATTTAAAAGGAGGGATCACGTTCTGCAGCACttgaacaagaagataCCGTGTGTTTCAAACGACACTGTGGTAGATGCTCCAATAATGAATCCCACGGTGCAACCACAGGACAGGAACGCGACCATCAATCAGCAGAGTACACCTTTGAACTGA
- the ADK2 gene encoding adenylate kinase ADK2 (Mitochondrial adenylate kinase~similar to YER170W): MPANVKHATHLLKPLRLLLLGAPGSGKGTQTSRLLKQIPQLTSISSGDILRQEIKSESTLGREAATYIAQGKLLPDDLITRLITFRLSALGWLKPSATWLLDGFPRTTAQASALDELLKQHDASLNLVVELDVPECTILERIENRFVHVSSGRVYNLQYNPPKIPGLDDITGEPLTKRLDDTAEVFKKRLEEYNKTNEPLKEYYKNSGIFSTVSGETSDIIFPKLLDLITSKFGQ, translated from the coding sequence ATGCCGGCAAACGTGAAGCACGCAACACATCTACTCAAACCTCTTCGACTTTTGTTATTGGGAGCTCCAGGGTCTGGTAAGGGGACACAGACTTCAAGATTACTAAAGCAGATCCCACAATTAACCTCAATTTCATCAGGCGATATTTTACGACAGGAAATAAAATCCGAATCCACTCTGGGCCGAGAGGCTGCTACTTATATTGCTCAAGGGAAGTTATTACCGGATGATCTCATAACGCGTCTAATAACATTCCGTCTTTCGGCATTGGGTTGGTTGAAACCATCTGCTACATGGTTACTTGACGGATTTCCTCGAACTACTGCACAAGCTTCTGCCTTGGATGAGCTTCTGAAACAGCATGACGCCAGCTTGAATTTAGTGGTAGAGCTAGATGTGCCCGAATGCACAATATTGGAAAGAATCGAGAACAGATTTGTTCATGTTTCTAGTGGAAGAGTGTATAACTTACAATATAATCCCCCCAAAATACCAGGATTAGATGATATCACAGGAGAGCCATTGACTAAGAGACTTGATGACACAGCGGAagtattcaaaaaaagactaGAAGAGTACAATAAAACAAATGAGCCCTTAAAAGAGTATTACAAAAACAGTGGGATTTTTAGTACCGTCTCAGGCGAAACCTCGGATATtatctttccaaaattaTTGGACCTTATAACCAGCAAATTTGGCCAATAA
- the RAD3 gene encoding TFIIH/NER complex ATP-dependent 5'-3' DNA helicase subunit RAD3 (5' to 3' DNA helicase~similar to YER171W) codes for MKFYIDDLPVLFPYPKIYPEQYNYMCDIKRTLDVGGNSILEMPSGTGKTVSLLSLTIAYQIHYPEHRKIIYCSRTMSEIEKALVELENLMDYRTKELGYQEDFRGLGLTSRKNLCLHPEVSKERKGTVVDEKCRRMTNGQAKRKLEEDPEANVELCEYHENLYNIEVEDYLPKGVFSFEKLLKYCEEKTLCPYFIVRRMISLCNIIIYSYHYLLDPKIAERVSNEVSKDSIVIFDEAHNIDNVCIESLSLDLTTDALRRATRGANALDERISEVRKVDSQKLQDEYEKLVQGLHSADILTDQEEPYVETPVLPQDLLTEAIPGNIRRAEHFVSFLKRLIEYLKTRMKVLHVISETPKSFLQHLKQLTFIERKPLRFCSERLSLLVRTLEVTEVEDFTALKDIATFATLISTYEEGFLLIIEPYEIENAAVPNPIMRFTCLDASIAIKPVFERFSSVIITSGTISPLDMYPRMLNFKTVLQKSYAMTLAKKSFLPMIITKGSDQVAISSRFEIRNDPSIVRNYGSMLVEFAKITPDGMVVFFPSYLYMESIVSMWQTMGILDEVWKHKLILVETPDAQETSLALETYRKACSNGRGAILLSVARGKVSEGIDFDHQYGRTVLMIGIPFQYTESRILKARLEFMRENYRIRENDFLSFDAMRHAAQCLGRVLRGKDDYGVMVLADRRFSRKRSQLPKWIAQGLSDADLNLSTDMAISNTKQFLRTMAQPTDPKDQEGVSVWSYEDLIKHQNSRKDKGGFIESKNKEGEQDEDEDIEMQ; via the coding sequence ATGAAGTTTTATATAGATGATTTACCAGTGCTTTTCCCTTATCCCAAGATATATCCGGAGCAGTATAATTATATGTGCGACATTAAAAGAACCCTGGATGTAGGTGGAAACAGTATCTTGGAGATGCCTTCAGGAACAGGTAAAACCGTCTCATTGCTATCTCTCACAATCGCTTACCAGATACACTATCCCGAACATAGAAAAATCATATACTGTTCTCGTACTATGTCTGAAATCGAAAAAGCTTTAGTAGAATTGGAGAATCTCATGGATTACAGAACTAAAGAACTGGGCTATCAAGAGGATTTTCGAGGTCTTGGCTTGACatcaaggaaaaatttgtgTCTGCATCCTGAAGTGAGTAAGGAACGAAAAGGTACAGTAGTCGATGAAAAATGCCGTAGAATGACAAATGGACAGGCGAAGAGAAAATTGGAGGAAGATCCAGAGGCCAATGTAGAATTGTGTGAATACCATGAAAATTTGTACAATATTGAAGTAGAAGATTATCTACCAAAGGGcgtattttcttttgaaaaacttttgaagtactgcgaagaaaaaacactTTGTccatattttattgttcGTCGTATGATTTCTCTTTGTaacattattatttattcttaCCATTATCTATTAGATCCTAAAATTGCTGAAAGAGTTTCCAACGAGGTTTCAAAAGATAGCATTGTCATTTTCGATGAGGCACACAATATTGATAATGTGTGTATTGAATCCCTGTCGTTAGACTTGACAACAGATGCATTGAGAAGAGCCACACGAGGTGCTAATGCGTTAGATGAACGTATTTCCGAGGTGAGAAAGGTTGACTCGCAGAAACTACAGGATGAATACGAAAAACTAGTTCAAGGTCTGCATTCTGCAGATATTCTTACCGACCAGGAAGAGCCATATGTGGAAACGCCTGTTTTGCCCCAAGATCTTCTAACTGAAGCAATCCCGGGGAATATACGGAGAGCTGAACAttttgtttcatttttaaagaGGCTGATAGAATATCTGAAGACCAGAATGAAAGTTCTTCATGTTATTTCAGAAACACCAAAATCGTTTCTGCAGCATTTAAAACAATTAACTTTTATAGAACGAAAACCCCTTCGCTTTTGTTCAGAAAGGTTATCATTGCTTGTAAGAACTTTAGAAGTTACAGAGGTAGAAGATTTCACTGCATTGAAAGACATAGCGACATTTGCTACGCTTATATCAACATATGAGGAAGGGTTCTTGCTGATTATTGAACCatatgaaattgaaaatgctGCAGTTCCGAATCCGATTATGAGATTTACTTGCTTAGATGCATCGATTGCCATTAAACCAGTCTTCGAGAGGTTTTCCTCTGTTATTATCACTTCGGGGACTATATCACCATTAGACATGTATCCAAGAATGTTAAACTTTAAAACAGTCTTACAAAAATCATACGCCATGACCCTAGCGAAAAAATCATTCCTACCAATGATTATTACCAAGGGCTCCGATCAAGTtgcaatttcttcaagatttgaaattagAAACGATCCTAGTATTGTTCGTAATTACGGCTCTATGTTAGTTGAATTTGCCAAGATTACGCCCGATGGAATGGTTGTGTTTTTCCCCTCATATCTGTATATGGAAAGTATTGTTTCGATGTGGCAAACAATGGGTATTCTTGACGAGGTTTGGAAGCATAAATTAATTCTAGTTGAGACTCCTGATGCTCAAGAAACATCTCTAGCTCTGGAGACCTACAGAAAAGCCTGCTCAAACGGGCGTGGTGCAATTTTGCTTTCTGTTGCTAGAGGCAAGGTATCTGAAGGTATCGATTTTGATCATCAATATGGCAGAACCGTGTTGATGATAGGTATCCCGTTTCAATACACAGAATCACGCATTTTGAAAGCTCGTTTAGAATTCATGAGGGAAAATTATCGCATCAGAGAAAATGACTTCTTATCTTTTGATGCAATGAGACATGCGGCGCAATGTTTGGGGAGAGTTCTAAGAGGGAAGGACGATTATGGTGTAATGGTACTGGCAGACCGTagattttcaagaaaaagaagtcAGTTACCAAAATGGATTGCTCAAGGTTTGTCAGATGCTGACTTAAACCTTTCAACCGACATGGCCATATCCAATACCAAACAATTCTTAAGAACGATGGCTCAACCGACAGATCCTAAAGACCAAGAAGGTGTATCTGTTTGGAGTTATGAAGATTTGATAAAGCACCAAAATAGCAGAAAAGACAAGGGTGGATTTATTGAAagcaaaaacaaagaaggAGAAcaggatgaagatgaagatataGAAATGCAGTGA